The Chitinophagaceae bacterium genome includes a region encoding these proteins:
- a CDS encoding T9SS C-terminal target domain-containing protein yields the protein MNIVYTFLLAFLFKMFFAGSLLAQFVKNERYVDFNPIHTCNATADIDAIINDIEFNSKALRKEGGNLKSLRAGSQEILFSWPLRAANHFHENSYYGITNFVDHDLNYPNQVLDYYCGERTYDTNTGNHGGTDIAVYPQRWSMMDNDMVEIVAAATGVIVFKRDGEYDRNCNFSSDSLSNAIILEHANGMRSMYYHMKKNSVTEKNIGDLVVEGEYLGIVGSSGTSSGPHLHFEIRDSLNQILDPFEGPCNPSVQNSLWKSQKPYYNYGLLTANIQSQFQENSSDCKIDHQFFLKNHFQQGEQLFLHVFGRTTQEGDSIHYFLYRPDGTEYWNHLRIRDTGYANLFWAGRSRTIQSNEQDGTWKYRVIAAGDTIDKYFCVGSVSSVTSVLNYDIQSNGKEVHFESLSENAFTYLWQFGDGYESVQMNPTHQYDEFGIFEVCLTVTNGCDSSTFCEYIDLLPVSNVTMATFNKPIIYPNPANSNITVRFNDPGIEIHKVYILNLLGQKVEAHSNNLPGNTFMLTNMVNQKGMYILKIDLGNKNVYSRIVID from the coding sequence ATGAATATAGTTTATACTTTTTTGCTTGCTTTTCTATTTAAAATGTTTTTTGCAGGTAGTTTACTTGCTCAATTCGTGAAAAATGAAAGATATGTAGATTTTAACCCTATTCACACTTGCAATGCAACAGCAGATATTGATGCCATAATTAATGACATTGAATTTAATTCAAAAGCATTGAGAAAAGAGGGGGGAAATCTTAAAAGTTTAAGAGCCGGTAGTCAAGAGATATTATTTTCCTGGCCTTTGAGAGCTGCAAACCATTTTCATGAAAACAGTTATTATGGGATTACAAATTTTGTCGATCATGACCTGAATTATCCAAATCAGGTTTTGGATTACTATTGTGGTGAAAGAACGTATGATACGAATACGGGCAATCATGGAGGCACTGATATAGCTGTTTATCCACAAAGGTGGTCTATGATGGATAACGATATGGTTGAAATAGTAGCAGCTGCAACAGGTGTAATAGTTTTTAAACGTGATGGAGAGTATGACAGAAATTGTAATTTTAGCTCAGATTCATTGTCAAATGCCATTATACTTGAACATGCAAACGGCATGCGGAGTATGTATTATCATATGAAAAAGAATAGTGTAACAGAAAAAAATATTGGTGATTTAGTGGTGGAAGGAGAGTATTTAGGAATTGTTGGAAGTTCCGGAACTTCCAGTGGGCCTCATTTACATTTTGAAATTAGAGACTCACTAAATCAGATTTTAGATCCTTTTGAAGGCCCATGTAACCCAAGCGTTCAAAACAGCTTATGGAAGTCCCAAAAACCTTATTATAATTACGGACTATTAACTGCCAACATTCAAAGTCAGTTTCAGGAAAACTCTTCAGATTGCAAAATAGATCATCAATTTTTTCTTAAAAATCATTTTCAGCAAGGTGAACAATTATTTTTACATGTCTTTGGAAGAACCACTCAGGAAGGTGATTCTATACATTATTTTCTATATAGACCTGACGGGACCGAGTATTGGAATCATTTGCGAATAAGAGACACAGGTTACGCTAATTTGTTTTGGGCCGGAAGAAGTAGAACTATTCAATCGAATGAACAAGACGGAACTTGGAAATACCGGGTAATTGCTGCCGGTGATACTATAGATAAATATTTTTGTGTAGGGAGTGTTTCTTCGGTCACATCAGTATTAAATTATGATATACAATCAAATGGTAAAGAAGTGCATTTTGAATCATTATCAGAAAACGCATTTACTTATTTATGGCAATTTGGTGACGGCTATGAATCTGTGCAGATGAATCCTACGCATCAATATGATGAGTTTGGTATCTTCGAAGTTTGTCTTACAGTAACTAATGGCTGTGACTCTTCTACTTTTTGTGAATATATTGATTTGCTCCCGGTATCTAATGTTACCATGGCTACTTTCAATAAACCTATTATATACCCCAATCCTGCAAACAGTAATATAACTGTTCGTTTTAATGACCCGGGAATCGAAATTCATAAAGTTTATATTTTAAATCTATTAGGACAAAAAGTTGAAGCTCATTCTAATAATTTACCTGGTAATACTTTTATGTTAACCAATATGGTAAATCAAAAAGGAATGTATATTCTGAAAATTGACCTTGGAAATAAAAATGTGTATAGCAGAATAGTGATAGATTAA